The following proteins are co-located in the Polystyrenella longa genome:
- the tig gene encoding trigger factor, with protein MTSEEETTPTEGAVAEKPKLDLDVKIENAGPCRKHISVKIKRDDIDLAIDESVKELSNTAAIPGFRVGHVPADLVRKRFKTELTDQVKQKLLVESLEQISEENEFDPINEPDIDVETLDIPEEGDFEYEFDVEVRPDFDLPNYEGLKIERPNWEISDEDINAFMKRYAEQYGESSEKDGEVAGGDTIVCSVEFAKEGEVINKMTDLRLQVRSTLRFHDAELKDFEKLVSGSKAGDKVETDIKISDEAEKVELRGETLKATFKITSVHQTETPDVDDELATRIGFPDIETFRKQVADTLERQRTYEQRQATRRQVLEKITESADWDLPENLVLRQVENALRREILEMQQAGFTRQEIQAHENQLRQNALTSTRQALKEHFVLDRIATHEDINVEMAEIDMEIQLMAMQSGENPRRARSRLVKSGAIENLDAQIRERKAIDVILSKAEFVDTDKKPDTDNSITAVARPIAGTIADAVEEEEAEGDDE; from the coding sequence ATGACTTCCGAAGAAGAAACGACCCCGACTGAAGGTGCTGTCGCCGAAAAGCCGAAACTCGATCTCGATGTCAAAATCGAGAATGCGGGACCTTGCCGTAAACACATCTCCGTCAAAATCAAACGAGATGATATTGATCTCGCTATCGACGAGTCGGTTAAGGAGTTATCCAATACCGCCGCAATCCCCGGTTTCCGCGTAGGCCACGTTCCTGCGGATCTCGTCCGTAAACGTTTCAAAACGGAACTGACTGACCAGGTCAAACAAAAATTACTCGTTGAAAGTCTGGAACAGATTTCGGAAGAGAACGAATTCGATCCGATTAACGAGCCCGATATCGATGTCGAAACTCTGGACATCCCCGAAGAGGGTGATTTCGAGTATGAATTCGACGTCGAAGTTCGTCCTGACTTCGATCTGCCGAACTACGAAGGTCTGAAAATCGAGCGACCCAACTGGGAAATCTCTGACGAAGACATCAACGCTTTCATGAAACGATACGCCGAACAGTACGGCGAATCATCTGAAAAAGACGGCGAAGTCGCTGGAGGCGACACCATTGTCTGCTCTGTCGAATTCGCCAAAGAGGGTGAAGTCATCAACAAAATGACGGACCTTCGTCTGCAGGTTCGTTCGACGCTTCGCTTCCACGATGCCGAGCTGAAAGACTTCGAAAAACTCGTCAGTGGCTCCAAAGCGGGCGACAAAGTCGAAACGGATATTAAAATATCCGACGAAGCGGAAAAAGTGGAACTGCGTGGCGAAACGCTGAAGGCAACCTTCAAAATCACCAGCGTCCACCAGACCGAAACTCCCGATGTGGATGACGAACTGGCAACTCGCATTGGCTTCCCAGATATCGAAACCTTCCGCAAACAGGTTGCCGACACACTGGAACGCCAGCGAACTTACGAACAACGTCAGGCAACCCGCCGACAGGTTCTCGAGAAAATCACCGAATCCGCCGACTGGGACCTTCCTGAAAACCTCGTTCTCCGTCAGGTCGAAAACGCTCTGCGTCGAGAAATCCTCGAAATGCAGCAGGCTGGTTTCACCCGTCAGGAAATTCAGGCTCACGAGAATCAACTCCGTCAAAACGCACTGACTTCGACTCGTCAGGCTCTGAAAGAACACTTTGTTCTCGACCGGATCGCCACGCACGAAGACATCAACGTCGAGATGGCCGAGATCGACATGGAAATCCAGCTGATGGCGATGCAGTCGGGCGAAAATCCCCGTCGTGCTCGTTCTCGACTGGTTAAATCGGGGGCGATTGAAAACCTCGATGCTCAGATTCGTGAGCGTAAAGCGATCGACGTCATTTTGAGCAAAGCTGAGTTCGTCGACACCGACAAAAAACCGGATACAGACAACTCCATCACCGCTGTGGCCCGTCCTATCGCAGGCACGATTGCTGACGCGGTTGAAGAGGAAGAAGCCGAAGGCGACGACGAATAA
- a CDS encoding trypsin-like peptidase domain-containing protein, whose amino-acid sequence MPAIKAQRILVSTLIIGLCTTSLYAIEDDVIDKMERRNIVLEFSATWCGPCRKIAPMVSKLVRDGYPIQKVDADKNSGLMNRMGVNALPCFVLLVDGKIKQRQLYYSGEGFQQTLQEMLATATTARDNNLQKYKALAEVNGEKRSLDGATSSSGNSAGHEIKFVVNEESNNAFDFGSFGLGAKEKPASVTAQAVRPESDLAATETAVDFSQGAISTVRIRVSDGGGVNFGTGTIISSSNQKTYILSCGHIFRGLKQGEEVEVDVFYQGKPRTLKAKLVNYDAEAVDLGLLYLQFNYEFPTSPVASLTSLPVPQEEVCSIGCGGGELPTQIKMEVTQLNRYEGPDTIECTTVPERGRSGGGLFTSGGELVGVCICAQPEDQRGIYTSLKPIYRFLDQSQVSFLHPATIETESVIADTPAPSSFPSLEENLPSQQMRGGDPFGNLAEGSQPNANVANTMPQPGSREMELLQQALAQSGNSEIICLVRPNGDPNAEPRIVLINKATPKLINYLNHNPQPTKIPAMHQVPAVQNVPAVQNVPAMNNPFTSGAQNLPSTGDLTQAAPQTTALPQDRYLPALDTNNPFADAPVMKNSPWSKQNFGQ is encoded by the coding sequence GTGCCAGCCATTAAAGCTCAACGGATTCTTGTCTCGACCCTCATTATCGGACTCTGTACGACTTCTCTCTACGCTATCGAAGACGATGTCATCGACAAGATGGAACGTAGGAATATTGTCCTCGAATTTTCCGCCACCTGGTGTGGACCTTGTCGCAAAATCGCACCGATGGTTTCCAAACTGGTTCGAGATGGATATCCAATCCAGAAGGTCGACGCCGACAAGAACTCAGGCCTGATGAACAGAATGGGCGTAAATGCTCTGCCTTGCTTCGTCCTGCTGGTCGACGGCAAAATCAAACAACGACAACTGTATTACAGCGGGGAAGGGTTTCAGCAGACATTGCAGGAAATGCTGGCCACAGCAACGACCGCGCGTGATAATAATCTGCAAAAGTACAAAGCACTCGCAGAAGTGAACGGTGAAAAGCGATCTCTTGATGGGGCGACTTCTTCATCTGGAAATTCAGCAGGACACGAAATCAAGTTTGTTGTGAATGAAGAGTCTAACAACGCGTTTGATTTTGGATCCTTTGGTTTAGGTGCCAAGGAAAAACCGGCCTCCGTCACTGCTCAGGCTGTTCGTCCGGAATCGGACCTGGCAGCCACCGAGACTGCTGTCGATTTTTCACAAGGGGCGATCTCAACTGTACGAATTCGAGTTAGCGATGGAGGGGGAGTCAACTTTGGAACTGGTACCATTATCTCCAGCTCTAATCAGAAAACATATATTCTCTCCTGCGGTCATATCTTCCGTGGTTTGAAGCAGGGAGAAGAAGTCGAAGTTGACGTGTTTTACCAAGGGAAACCACGCACTCTCAAAGCGAAGCTGGTTAACTACGACGCGGAAGCAGTCGACCTTGGATTGCTTTATCTCCAGTTTAATTATGAGTTTCCCACATCACCTGTAGCTTCTCTAACCAGCCTGCCGGTTCCACAGGAAGAAGTTTGCAGTATTGGCTGTGGTGGTGGCGAACTGCCAACTCAGATTAAAATGGAAGTCACACAGTTGAACCGCTATGAAGGTCCAGACACGATTGAATGCACGACCGTACCCGAGCGGGGACGTTCTGGTGGCGGACTGTTTACTTCGGGAGGAGAATTGGTGGGTGTCTGTATCTGTGCCCAACCGGAAGATCAACGGGGCATCTACACAAGCTTGAAGCCTATCTATCGATTCCTTGACCAATCTCAGGTTTCGTTCCTGCATCCCGCAACAATTGAAACGGAAAGCGTGATTGCCGATACACCCGCACCTTCCAGCTTTCCTTCGTTGGAAGAGAATTTGCCTTCGCAACAAATGAGGGGGGGCGATCCGTTTGGGAATCTGGCCGAGGGATCTCAGCCCAATGCGAATGTCGCGAACACGATGCCACAGCCCGGGTCCCGGGAGATGGAACTGTTGCAGCAAGCCTTGGCTCAATCCGGAAACTCCGAGATCATTTGCCTGGTTCGCCCCAATGGCGATCCCAACGCGGAACCTCGAATTGTATTAATTAACAAGGCGACTCCGAAACTGATTAATTACTTGAACCACAATCCACAACCAACCAAGATTCCCGCGATGCATCAGGTCCCCGCAGTGCAAAATGTCCCCGCAGTGCAGAATGTTCCCGCAATGAACAATCCTTTTACCTCAGGCGCTCAGAATCTTCCCTCAACTGGAGATCTGACACAGGCTGCTCCGCAGACAACTGCCCTCCCTCAGGATCGTTATTTACCAGCATTGGATACAAACAATCCTTTTGCTGATGCCCCAGTAATGAAAAATTCTCCCTGGTCGAAGCAGAACTTTGGTCAATAG
- a CDS encoding cytochrome c biogenesis protein ResB — protein MARPKIYDSSQPLPVRSLLWLYEFLASLKLAVILILSLAIVLAYATFVEAHLGTKAVQWYLYHSGAFAGLLSLLAINIFCAASIRYPWKRHQTGFVVTHIGLLVLLGGSAISFMGSLNSQMLVFLDDSSQMAIDLDESGYLQIDGLPDHPETFTQIIPLGPFNWNSYHDKPFSQKLSERFGWSSEEWEHDPLSIYKSDNYQIDVVNYYSASEVHQLPFLDLTFSQEVIGAEMDIDLEWQEGRPFAEAPFGGMGNVLMWKTEDPKDLKRFQEARPQRFVAGDGVLAVWSEGEVYHINVAELQRLKEKEEGPYELDNGLQLELLGFAPTLDLRLLTTTGEFVSQSDQPQMPAVELLITEPSESEEGKPKEYRIVRLARYPVNTIVTRPDDFYVEYYHPEMEGRVDILMGPDNKLAYRVWQKGTKMVVGAGDLNVNESIDTWSMGGGKNVWSMRLNRFLTPDEDNDKSWDVFPVEFSKEADGQSKRIKVRVTWKEDNQTKTDEFWLGQNLPSPWVEAGRSQIHRTDLGDGEGLNVSYNVRQTDVGFAMKLLDFDLDVDPGTSMAANYTSHLLQLDVRNRAEITDLQEQLEAESNPAQRQVLSTQINETRKGLFTSLFKEYEELPEEKREEWIASHDEAALHVITMNEPLDYPDLEGRPLRFFQENYLPPDPPARAFYGSIFRVNYDPGRPVKYLGSALITLGIFLMFYMRAYFFKRTHKQNVTAEQAGESVPQPSEEEPVSV, from the coding sequence ATGGCCCGCCCGAAAATATACGATTCTTCCCAGCCCCTGCCTGTTCGTTCGCTACTCTGGCTGTATGAATTTCTAGCCTCTCTTAAACTGGCTGTGATTCTCATTCTGTCATTAGCGATTGTGCTGGCATACGCGACGTTTGTCGAAGCGCACCTGGGAACCAAAGCGGTCCAGTGGTACCTCTATCACTCCGGCGCATTTGCCGGATTGCTGTCCCTGCTTGCAATCAACATCTTTTGTGCTGCTTCGATCAGGTATCCTTGGAAACGGCACCAGACCGGGTTTGTTGTCACCCACATCGGCCTGCTCGTCCTCTTGGGAGGTTCGGCTATTAGTTTTATGGGTAGCTTGAACTCGCAGATGCTCGTCTTCCTCGATGACTCCAGCCAGATGGCAATCGACTTGGACGAATCGGGTTACCTTCAAATCGATGGCCTCCCTGATCACCCTGAAACTTTCACGCAGATAATCCCCTTGGGTCCGTTTAACTGGAATTCTTACCACGACAAACCGTTCAGCCAGAAACTGTCCGAACGATTTGGTTGGTCGTCGGAAGAGTGGGAACATGACCCTCTGAGTATTTATAAGAGCGATAACTATCAGATTGATGTCGTCAACTACTATTCCGCCAGCGAAGTACACCAGCTCCCTTTCCTCGACCTGACTTTCAGCCAGGAGGTTATCGGTGCGGAAATGGATATCGACCTCGAATGGCAGGAAGGGCGTCCCTTCGCGGAAGCCCCGTTTGGAGGTATGGGAAATGTCCTGATGTGGAAAACGGAGGATCCCAAGGATCTCAAACGTTTTCAGGAAGCCCGACCACAGCGATTCGTCGCGGGTGATGGCGTTCTGGCCGTCTGGTCGGAAGGCGAGGTCTACCACATCAATGTCGCCGAACTTCAACGCTTGAAGGAAAAAGAAGAAGGGCCTTACGAACTCGATAATGGCCTGCAGCTCGAACTCCTTGGTTTCGCTCCTACACTTGATTTGCGCCTGCTGACGACGACTGGCGAATTCGTCTCCCAGAGTGACCAGCCACAAATGCCCGCTGTCGAGCTATTAATCACCGAGCCTTCGGAATCAGAAGAGGGAAAACCCAAGGAATACCGCATCGTCCGCTTGGCGCGGTACCCGGTGAACACCATCGTCACTCGTCCGGATGATTTCTACGTCGAATATTATCACCCGGAGATGGAGGGGCGTGTTGACATTTTGATGGGGCCCGATAATAAGCTCGCTTATCGTGTCTGGCAGAAGGGAACCAAAATGGTTGTCGGTGCCGGAGACCTCAACGTCAATGAGTCGATTGACACTTGGTCAATGGGGGGGGGCAAGAACGTCTGGTCGATGCGACTCAACCGTTTTCTCACTCCCGATGAAGACAACGATAAATCCTGGGACGTTTTTCCGGTTGAATTCAGCAAAGAGGCAGACGGACAGTCCAAACGAATAAAAGTCCGCGTCACCTGGAAAGAAGATAACCAAACCAAAACAGACGAGTTCTGGCTCGGTCAAAATCTCCCCTCTCCGTGGGTCGAAGCGGGTCGGTCACAAATTCACCGGACCGATCTGGGCGACGGCGAAGGGTTGAACGTCTCTTACAATGTAAGACAAACTGACGTCGGTTTCGCGATGAAACTGCTCGACTTCGATCTCGACGTCGATCCGGGAACCAGCATGGCTGCCAATTACACCAGCCATCTGCTGCAACTGGACGTACGCAACCGAGCGGAAATTACGGACCTTCAGGAACAACTGGAGGCCGAATCCAATCCCGCCCAACGACAGGTCCTCTCCACTCAAATTAACGAAACGAGAAAAGGCCTGTTCACTTCCCTCTTCAAAGAATATGAAGAACTGCCTGAAGAGAAACGTGAGGAATGGATTGCTTCACACGACGAGGCGGCATTACATGTCATCACAATGAACGAACCGCTCGACTATCCTGATCTGGAAGGTCGACCGTTACGGTTCTTTCAGGAGAACTACCTCCCACCCGACCCTCCCGCTCGAGCTTTTTATGGTTCAATCTTCCGCGTGAATTACGACCCAGGTCGTCCGGTTAAATATTTAGGTTCGGCTCTGATTACGTTGGGAATTTTTCTAATGTTCTACATGCGAGCGTATTTCTTTAAACGCACACACAAACAGAATGTTACAGCAGAACAAGCAGGCGAATCTGTTCCTCAACCCAGTGAAGAGGAACCTGTTTCGGTTTGA
- a CDS encoding cytochrome c biogenesis protein: MLNLKRFSSLLILLSTLFITGMETDNVRGDEGAASAHVDFDWSAWQRIPVLDEGRIKPIDTFAEEVVTLVTGRAKWEDPESGIKYKAPELFYAWIADPEEWLNRKILSCSFRPLRNILNTENSVLEEKGTYVSVRDLMDWDKSMEQGKPVFWSEDFQQRIRDLDTASKQEKQPDQVGDTVEDRRINAKVAELYKHLQTFLTVREARNLYIVPGLDPRTVTAALNPDDRLKHWVSLGAFLNREDWATHPDVTVAALMADSVVPNEEEGQQSLLSWVVEMGGVYPPAHFPQLAKAHASREEVLVGVKDLEESFNATRTAYDANDANEFSKAMINFEQEVRRLAGVMEEKRVELTPPEAKSMDFGLFNDQIWNIYQPLEIDQSVIASSAYPAEGSTNWEMKYNKSQPFRSAWIYFLVAIIITVLSMMVRKERLVYTLALITTIGAIVYSTWGFFLRIVISGRPPVTNMYETVVWVSYVVAILGLWFCLLPFLWPGLKKSWDATRLPFSFRKSTPEQKESKTDSSMSIFRAIALLLQVTGFVGIVWFLTNSNTTFKIIDLYPPIFNHVFSFGELGVWITGISTVLLSAWYFPRAVIALVGGLITVPASFKSWNDQTWTQAFDRRFFLLGALPVACLGMMLAYFVGVRSPDILNPRIGSIAAVLRNNYWLTIHVLTIVSSYGAGALAWGLGNLALLYYLVGSYRKPGTATAGAPKESFSSRMKQAKKAMNPSVVAASLKKNVTGFGSGDKHLETSKRRPPQEVSTLANYTYKAMQVAVLLLAAGTILGGLWADVSWGRFWDWDPKEVWALISLLVYLVVLHGRFAGWVGTLGTNIGGVLCFNAILMSWYGVNFVLPQIHGWLTGSNAPTAVGLHSYATGAGGLEYVIAAVLLNLLLVVAAGSRYFMETHLLDSGSAAAVPPSPEEEKPELETTSK; the protein is encoded by the coding sequence ATGCTTAATTTGAAGCGATTTTCTTCATTATTGATTCTTCTCTCGACTCTATTCATCACAGGGATGGAGACCGACAACGTTCGCGGCGACGAAGGTGCTGCCTCTGCGCATGTCGATTTTGACTGGTCTGCCTGGCAACGAATCCCGGTACTTGATGAAGGTCGTATTAAACCGATCGATACCTTCGCCGAGGAAGTCGTCACACTGGTCACCGGTCGTGCTAAATGGGAAGATCCCGAATCGGGAATCAAATACAAAGCTCCGGAACTTTTCTACGCCTGGATCGCAGATCCGGAAGAATGGTTAAACCGAAAAATTCTTTCCTGTAGCTTCCGTCCATTGCGTAATATTCTAAACACAGAAAATTCTGTTCTAGAAGAAAAAGGGACGTATGTCTCGGTCCGAGATTTGATGGACTGGGACAAGTCCATGGAACAGGGAAAACCTGTTTTCTGGTCCGAAGATTTTCAGCAACGGATCCGTGACCTCGACACCGCCAGTAAACAGGAAAAACAACCCGATCAGGTTGGTGACACGGTTGAAGATCGACGCATCAACGCGAAAGTCGCAGAGCTTTACAAACATTTGCAAACCTTCCTGACCGTTCGAGAAGCGCGAAACTTATATATCGTACCGGGTCTCGATCCTCGCACAGTCACTGCCGCGTTAAATCCGGATGACCGTTTGAAACATTGGGTATCTCTGGGAGCCTTCCTCAACCGTGAAGATTGGGCAACTCATCCCGACGTCACCGTCGCAGCATTAATGGCTGACAGTGTGGTTCCTAACGAAGAAGAAGGCCAGCAGTCGCTTCTTTCCTGGGTTGTCGAGATGGGTGGCGTTTATCCTCCCGCACATTTCCCTCAACTGGCAAAAGCACATGCCTCTCGCGAAGAAGTCCTCGTCGGTGTCAAAGACTTGGAAGAATCGTTCAACGCGACTAGGACTGCATACGACGCTAATGATGCCAACGAATTCTCCAAGGCGATGATTAACTTCGAACAGGAAGTACGTCGACTCGCAGGAGTGATGGAAGAAAAGCGGGTGGAACTGACTCCTCCCGAAGCGAAATCGATGGACTTTGGTTTGTTCAATGACCAGATTTGGAATATTTATCAACCGCTCGAAATCGACCAGTCAGTCATCGCCTCTTCGGCCTATCCCGCAGAAGGCTCGACGAATTGGGAAATGAAATACAACAAATCGCAACCGTTCCGCTCGGCTTGGATTTACTTCCTCGTCGCGATCATCATCACGGTGCTGTCAATGATGGTTCGTAAGGAACGACTCGTCTATACACTGGCTTTGATTACCACCATCGGCGCAATCGTTTACTCGACGTGGGGGTTCTTTCTACGGATCGTCATCAGCGGTCGCCCCCCAGTCACCAATATGTACGAGACTGTCGTCTGGGTATCCTATGTGGTGGCCATTCTGGGACTCTGGTTCTGCTTGCTTCCGTTCCTCTGGCCGGGTTTAAAGAAAAGCTGGGATGCTACACGGCTTCCCTTTTCTTTCCGCAAATCGACGCCGGAACAAAAAGAGTCAAAAACCGATTCTTCCATGTCTATTTTCCGGGCCATCGCGCTCCTGTTGCAAGTCACTGGATTTGTCGGGATCGTGTGGTTCCTGACGAATAGTAATACGACCTTCAAGATCATCGATCTCTATCCTCCGATTTTCAATCACGTGTTTTCCTTCGGAGAACTCGGTGTCTGGATAACGGGAATCTCTACTGTCCTACTTTCTGCCTGGTACTTCCCGCGGGCCGTCATTGCTTTAGTGGGTGGATTGATTACGGTTCCAGCCTCCTTCAAATCCTGGAATGACCAAACCTGGACACAAGCCTTCGACCGTCGCTTCTTCCTGCTGGGAGCATTGCCAGTCGCTTGTCTGGGAATGATGCTCGCTTACTTCGTCGGCGTGCGTAGCCCAGATATTCTAAACCCACGTATTGGCTCCATCGCCGCAGTTCTGAGAAATAACTACTGGTTGACGATTCACGTTCTGACGATCGTTTCCAGTTACGGTGCAGGCGCCCTCGCCTGGGGCCTTGGGAATCTCGCTCTGCTCTACTATCTGGTCGGCAGTTACCGAAAACCCGGAACCGCGACCGCAGGGGCACCTAAGGAATCATTTTCTTCGCGAATGAAACAGGCGAAAAAAGCAATGAATCCCTCGGTCGTTGCCGCTTCATTGAAGAAGAATGTGACTGGTTTCGGATCGGGTGATAAACATCTCGAAACATCCAAACGGCGACCACCGCAGGAAGTTTCTACCCTTGCGAATTACACCTACAAGGCAATGCAAGTCGCCGTGTTGTTACTCGCTGCGGGTACGATTCTCGGTGGGCTTTGGGCCGATGTTTCCTGGGGCCGATTCTGGGACTGGGACCCAAAAGAAGTTTGGGCCTTAATTTCCCTGCTCGTCTATCTGGTCGTGCTGCACGGTCGATTCGCTGGCTGGGTCGGAACGTTGGGAACCAACATTGGCGGTGTACTCTGCTTTAATGCCATTCTCATGTCCTGGTACGGAGTGAACTTCGTTCTACCTCAAATCCACGGTTGGTTAACCGGCTCCAATGCCCCTACCGCCGTCGGACTGCACAGCTACGCCACGGGTGCGGGTGGGTTGGAATATGTCATCGCCGCCGTGCTGTTGAACCTGTTATTGGTCGTCGCGGCCGGTAGTCGCTATTTCATGGAAACCCATTTGCTCGATTCCGGAAGCGCCGCCGCTGTTCCCCCCTCTCCGGAAGAGGAGAAACCAGAACTGGAAACAACGTCCAAATAG
- a CDS encoding alpha/beta fold hydrolase — translation MKIDIYPVESFDGTKLLVRHFHAVSELTRRTLLFTHGLSEHGGRYEHFGMHFALQGWNVIIHDLRGHGQSEGPRMHVDRFDNFCSDLHAIRQHFKLAPEHLTMIGHSLGGLITARDAQIHTQASQRMILLSPFLGMVRKPPVWKWYMGKLLYHLAPRTLFATEIKPTETTSNPAAAARRAYDPLSSESISAGLFFECQQALHDVWVKADRIQVPTLLYQAENDSLVNAESAMSWLSMINEMGRVPCEGKLFAGHKHELLNEADWEQTCNSIQSWIELPLDDPLKQVAPTQPTVS, via the coding sequence ATGAAAATTGACATCTACCCGGTCGAGTCCTTCGACGGCACAAAGTTGCTGGTGCGGCATTTTCACGCCGTCTCTGAACTAACCCGTCGAACGCTTCTCTTCACTCACGGACTTTCCGAACATGGAGGACGCTATGAACACTTTGGTATGCACTTCGCCCTTCAGGGCTGGAATGTCATCATCCACGACTTACGGGGGCACGGACAATCCGAAGGTCCTCGAATGCATGTCGATCGCTTTGACAACTTCTGTTCTGACCTGCACGCCATTCGCCAGCATTTCAAACTGGCCCCCGAACATTTAACCATGATCGGCCATAGTCTGGGGGGGTTAATTACCGCTCGGGATGCTCAAATTCACACACAGGCCAGTCAACGGATGATTCTGCTCTCCCCATTCCTGGGGATGGTCCGTAAACCACCCGTGTGGAAATGGTACATGGGAAAGCTACTTTATCATCTAGCTCCCCGAACTCTCTTCGCGACAGAAATCAAACCCACCGAAACGACCAGCAACCCCGCAGCGGCTGCGCGGCGAGCCTACGACCCGTTAAGTAGTGAAAGCATCAGCGCAGGACTCTTCTTTGAATGTCAGCAAGCACTGCACGACGTCTGGGTGAAAGCCGATCGCATTCAAGTGCCGACTCTCTTATATCAGGCTGAGAACGACTCTCTCGTCAATGCAGAATCTGCGATGAGTTGGCTGTCTATGATTAACGAGATGGGTCGTGTCCCATGCGAGGGCAAACTTTTCGCGGGTCATAAGCATGAACTTCTGAACGAAGCCGATTGGGAACAGACCTGCAACTCGATCCAAAGTTGGATCGAGTTGCCTCTCGATGATCCGCTTAAGCAGGTAGCTCCTACTCAACCGACGGTATCCTGA